A stretch of Trichomycterus rosablanca isolate fTriRos1 chromosome 8, fTriRos1.hap1, whole genome shotgun sequence DNA encodes these proteins:
- the LOC134319657 gene encoding gap junction alpha-3 protein-like, with the protein MGDWNLLGKLLESAQEHSTVVGKVWLTVLFIFRILVLGTAAEKVWGDEQSGFTCDTKQPGCQNVCYDKTFPISHIRFWVLQIIFVSTPTLIYLGHILHLVRMEQKNIQKEKEIHQHDTRTKKVPVCDERGRIRLQGDILRTYIFNIFFRTLFEIGFIVAQYFLYGFNLKALYTCDRSPCPNPVNCYISRPTEKTVFIIFMLVVACLSLLLNLVEICHLGFTKCRRGITCRTIPPSHTEFKSDGEKADTFDPKYNYFTGHQMSYQPGPGYKVSRTNEPDSFLPYSTKTVYTQNKENSAVEKKTQFEINHQNVSGSIVVQEWPGRTAKHNNRIRTDDLMI; encoded by the coding sequence ATGGGAGATTGGAACTTGTTGGGGAAGCTTTTGGAGAGTGCCCAAGAACACTCCACAGTCGTGGGTAAAGTGTGGCTTACTGTGCTCTTTATCTTCCGGATCTTGGTGCTGGGTACAGCTGCTGAAAAAGTCTGGGGGGACGAACAGTCTGGCTTTACCTGTGACACCAAACAGCCTGGCTGCCAGAACGTCTGCTATGATAAAACCTTCCCCATCTCCCACATTCGCTTCTGGGTTTTGCAGATTATCTTCGTATCGACGCCCACGCTCATCTACCTGGGTCACATCCTGCACCTGGTCCGCATGGAGCAGAAGAACAtccagaaagaaaaggaaatccATCAGCATGATACAAGAACTAAAAAGGTTCCAGTTTGTGATGAACGAGGGCGTATCCGATTGCAGGGTGACATCCTTCGTACCTACATCTTTAACATCTTCTTCAGGACCTTGTTTGAAATTGGGTTTATAGTTGCTCAGTATTTCCTGTATGGATTTAACCTAAAAGCACTGTACACATGTGACCGGTCTCCGTGTCCCAATCCTGTCAACTGCTACATCTCCAGACCCACCgaaaaaactgtttttattatctTCATGCTTGTGGTGGCATGTCTGTCGCTTCTACTAAACCTGGTGGAAATTTGTCACTTGGGTTTCACTAAATGTCGGCGAGGTATCACGTGCAGAACTATACCACCATCTCATACTGAATTTAAATCAGATGGTGAGAAAGCAGATACATTTGATCCCAAATATAATTATTTCACTGGACATCAGATGTCTTACCAACCTGGACCAGGATACAAGGTTTCCAGAACCAATGAACCTGACTCGTTCCTTCCATACAGCACCAAAACTGTTTATACACAGAATAAAGAGAACTCTGCTGTCGAGAAGAAAACCCAGTTTGAGATCAATCACCAGAATGTCTCTGGTTCTATAGTTGTACAAGAATGGCCTGGAAGAACCGCCAAACACAATAACAGGATTAGAACTGATGATCTGATGATCTGA